GTGGAAGGAAATGGAAAGATCTCTatatgggagagagagagatgggtggCATCTAGAAGCCACTACACGCTTAAGCCATGGGGCATCTATGCAACATCTTAttttggaagaagaagagactaGTGGGTGATTTTACCTAGTTGCCCTAAGCTACATTGTACTTACATTTTTTAGAGAGGTATCTGAAGTATTCGGCCAAGAGGGGAGGAACCCCACACACTACCTCAAGCCTTGGTCCTTTCCAAGGCAATCTCATGATGAAACTCAAGGGACATAGACGGCAGAGGGGAAGGAAGAAGGGCAATGTCATTTGCCCTTCATGCATTGGGTTCCAAGTGACTAATAAGGTTTTGTGAGAAAGTTCTATATAAAGGGGGAGAACCACACCCCCAAGGGTTTTCATTTGCCTTTTTCAGACCTCTCATGTTCTCaccttcttcattttctctcaCACAAGCACTCAAAGAATTTCTTACTTTCTCACACTTTCCTTCCAACCAAAAAGAGGAAAACTACATTCAAGAGGAGATTTCAGCTTAGCAAAGAAGAGGCATGATGAGATTTGCTTTCTGATTCACGCACACACCCACACATGACACATTTTCAACTCatagagatgtggttttggttttgaccAAACACTCACCATCTCACACTTGTTCTTAAGGATTCAACTAGGGGTTCCAAGGGTTTGGTATAAGCTGAACAATGAGGAGTCCAAATCCTGCATATATTCAGCCAACTACTTGTCTTTTCACCTTATTTTGAGTTATGGAGAAGAAcacaagaaaaggaaagactTCTTGACTCAAAACCCTAGAAAACGAATGACCTATTAGTGTTTAAACTCAAGTGGTAGCCTTAgcaatcacacacacacacacacacacacacacacacactcaagtcTCACGAATTAGGACTTTTAGAACCCTCATTCTAACTAGTTACACTTCGATTTATAACTTGTTATTTGTTAATCTCcatggatttttgtaagtatacactCAACTTACTTCTTGTTAATGCATGTATACTTTTGTGTAAATCTCTTAATTGTTTCTATTACTTTGATTGCTATTCTTGTTTGTTTGATTAAATACTCTTACATGAACTTAAAATATGATTATGGAATGACGAATATGAATCGGTTTGTGATGGAAAATGGTGATAAGATCCCTTACATGTTTcggttttaaggaaaatgatattgatgttttAAGACTTTTGATGATTTGGTTTTACCCTACTTTTAGTGACTTAGATCTTGTTCAAATGCCATGATTTCATGTCTTGTTTTACTATAACATGATTTCTAAGCATCTTAGATAAGTTTGAAGTATGTTTAAGTGATGATTTTCCATGTTCTTGTGCATATACGCTTCGGCCAAGGCTAGTTTACCTAGTTCCATGTTTGTGTTTCAATTTCTTATGAGTTCTATGTTATCATGCTATGAATTAAACATGTTATACTTGTTTATTTCATGCATGGTGTCTCATATGGCATATGTCGAGTATTAGCACATATGTCTTAAGTCTCATGTCACATGCGTTTAGGAAGATTGATTTCAAAGAGAAacatttttaagaataaaagggtttttggaaataaaataatgttttaaaaagttttatcaCGACTCCAAATGCTAGAGTGAGTGAATGTCCTAATAGAACTCCTATATCCTAATAGTAACCCCTGGGTCAACAAAGAACCGTCGACGAGTTTCgaatggattctttttaaagaataccAGAGCGGGTTAGTGCCTAACGCTAGTGGGTGCATAAGGCATGTAACCTGACAAAGTATTGTCGAGTTAATGAGTTAAGTTATGTTTAAGACATAGTCATCACAGTACACGGACCGGTGATGGTGCGGTAACTAGTAGGAATACACAGTGCATAGGGAAACCATGATGTATCCATAAGTGTTATAAGAACAAGGCCACGTGCctatatgatatgttatgaaTCACATTATGTGAATCATGCGATGTGATATAATATGTTCCGGATCACATGATTAACTAAGATATAAATGatcatgaaaatatatttttttaaaaatgctaAGTCTCTGTTACAAGTTTTAAGTATGGTCAATGTATGAGTCACAGCTCAACTTTAGTCATAAGTTATGTACATGTCAATGCATGCATTGCATGATATATCTATTGTATACTTGTGTTAACTGTAGTATGCTGTGTgattacttattgagattttttgAAATCTCACTATTGCAATTTTCTACTATCATTCCTCTCTCGGAATGGTAAGAGTGTTATCATAGGAATAGAAGGTGACGCCGGTGACCAAGAGGAAGAGAACGGCACCCCTTCCTCTGGAGAGGATCATGCCTAAGATGGACATAAGTAGGCCTGAGCCTATTATTTTGGAGCACTTTGAGGCAATAGATAAGGAGATCTCTAAGATCCTCCAGTTTATTGAGGAGTTCTGATGCCTCAATAATAGAGATAAGGACCGGGCTTTGGAGAAGCGAGTGAAGGATGAACCACtatgaaaaagaaggaaaaaaaaaaaagaaaggaaagagattACTAGTGTTGAGACCCTATTTCCCATAAGGGGAAATGTTTTTGGAACTGGATACATTCTAAGAAATATTTGGTCTTGTGTTTAGGGAGACAGACTCATATTATGCTTTGAAACCTCTCTTTGTTTATGGATGACAATGATGGGACAaagttagaaaaaagaaaaagttttttcTATACCATGTATTATGCAATTGTTTGCGACATTGCTTAAGATCTCTTTACCTTTTTACTGTTTCCGCTAAACGTATATTGCATACTACTAGAATCTCTATGAGCATTGCATGTTATCTGTCATGTACAATGGGTGTATAGTCTTGTATTATATGTCCTGACGTATCAGTCACTGTCAAATCCCAAGTGGGGGTTGGGGGCACCACAATAACTGATTGGAGAGTTGTTTTTATTCATAGAGCAGGAAATTGTGTAATTCATTAGCTTGCAAAGTTAGGATATTCCTATGAGGATAAGTTTATATAGATTGAAGAAGtacatgattttatttttgaaaaagttttaaaagacAAACTTTGTAATTGACTgctttttatgaataatactattggtttccttttaaaaaaaaaaatctgtgcaAGACTAAAAGCAATGCACGACCAATAGGGACAAATATGTAATTAACAATCTCAAATAAAACTCACATGCCGATAGCCTCTTTTATAATAGGAGATATATGTGCAATTCTTTCCAAACAAGCACTACTAATGAAACTAGGCCAATTAAGATCCATGGGAAAATGTGGCCAAAGCGGACCTACGTGTAAGTTTGGaggattcaaaattttaaaatattccaaATTTCTTTTACATAGATAAATTAActtgataaaatataagttttccAACTTAAAAGAATATTCTTACTCTTGAGAAATAAAACTCTAAGTGTCCAACCGAGTTCAAACTGGTAACCGATCAAATGCTTTTATCATTGAGTCATAGACTCGTCAAGACGAGGGCGGGAGGCAGGTAACTACATCTAACCTATTCCCCCCTATCCAGCCCAAACCTAAGCCGCTTAAGGGAACCTGCGCACACATAGCCAATGTGCGAGCAGACCCTTACACAACTTTGGGTGTCAAGGGATATGGCTCAAGGCCGCCCGGCCCaacatgtctatatatatattaaaagaaattctTTAAGGAAACAACGTTGTTTTATCTTagatcttttttaataaaacaacaTCGTTTTAGATTAAGTTTTGTTTAACAAACTCCCCAATCCCTACACTGGTCtccctttttttcctctctctctttgatcTTGCTAGTCTTTCAGACTCTTTTCCTTTGGCCATTGGGCtcaagtgtgtgtgtatatatattagtggtACGATTATAGCAACTCCCCATGAGCGATGGGTGGACGGTCCTGGGGCCAATTCGCCCCTATCAGTTAGAAGGGGGCACCCGCAACGGGAGGCGAGGTTGGAGCCCGGAGGCCAAACTTGCACCTCATCCATGCATGGGAGGGGGTAGGTTCGAGATGGCCCTCGTCCAAGGGATGCGAGTAGCACTCCTATCGTCAAGATGCCATTGAAACATAGGGTGCCAATTTTGAATTCATGGATAAGCTTCACGTGTCTTGATTCATGGAAATTAGTTATATAacgtgatttattaaaaattaaataaataaattgagtcgtttgtttaataaattttttatgttgaattgtcttgaatataatttattttaattcttttcaactttttaatattaatatattgaaatGATTCAAGTGATTGAGGTAGACCAACACTAACTCAATTAGTACAATTTTGTATCTTATAAATATGAATTATATCAAAGATGCATATTCACAATAAATGTTTTTAAACAAATGGATATGTaacaatagttttttttttattgcttaaaaaaatagtttttttattttttttaaatctttataagaaattttaaaaaacatcgttttatttgataaaagataataATTATTCCGTTTATTAAACGAgaacatgatatgaaaaataataatctttaaCACTAGAAGATTAATAGCCCTTTTAATTTGGGTTCGGCTGTCGTGCTAAACCCTTTGGGCCTTCAAAGAAACCTTAAGAGGGTAAAATGAATCCCATCTCTTCCTTcgcgcctctctctctcttcgttgTCTCTCTTaggaagaagaagcagaagaaaagaagagaaccATGGTGACCGAGTACGGCATCAAGTTCACTGTAAACCTCATAAACAATCACTTTGGCAACCTTGTCGCTGTTAGTTTGTCTCTGTCTCCCTAGCCTCCGGACCTTTACATATACTTGCTTCTGTATCTACTCGTTCTGATATTCTCTTTAAATTTCATTCAGAAAGTGTGCGAGAATCTTCTTCGAAGAGGACCCCTAACCCTCCAACTGATAGTTCGGTACACGGAGCTCACCCCTCAACAGGTCAAGAACTCCCTCCTCATCTTGATCCAACATAATTGCGTTCAAGCTTTCTCTTACGAACAAGACGGTAATCTTCCTTGACCAATTTTCTACTATTTATTTCCCTCGTTCTATGAAGATTTTGCTTTAGATATTAACTTCTAACTATAATGATGATCTGATTAATTGTTCTGCAGGTGGGTTGGAAGATGGGCCAAAATCAAATACCCAGTACATGGCATTGTTTAATAACATACTCCATCGCATGAGGTTTTCCAAATTTTTGGAGATCATGTCTCGTGAATTTGATGATAAAGTTAGTTATTCTAGTTTTGCTTTGATGTTTTACCAAGTTTTTGAACCAGGGTAAATTAGATTGTTGACTTTGCTTCATTGTTTTTCTAGTGCAAAGAGCTTCTCGAGGGTTTGCTTCAACACGGAAGGCTTACATTGAAGCAAATGGTTGAAAGAGCCAAAGATTTGGCTGAAAGAGCAAAATCGAGGAAAAAAGAAGGCAAGTATCTTGTGAATGTTCTTTCTGCTCTGTTTATCCTTATAGTGTATTTTGTGCAGGTGAAACTTATCTAATGTTGAATCATATCAGTGATATCGAACATTGTCGTTAAACTAGATGATTTAAATATGGATGATATTTGGATGGACTTGTTGCCTAAAAAAGCTTCAGTAATTTagtacattttaatttttaagtactATAATCTGATGAATAACATTCCATGAGATAGTATCAAGAATATCTCAACAGAAACATCTGATCTTTAGACAATCAAGGGGCTAGGGTGCAAGGCATGACGAAAATTCAGCAAATGAGATGTCTTCATTGTATGTGTAGATTGCTTCAACGTAAAAGGTCTATTTGAATGGTTCGGCATAGCTATCATCGTAGTATTGGTCAGCGCTTTTAGATAGGTGTGGGAGGAAACATATTGTCCAATGAACACCAGTAGATCACTGATCAAAACAATTACGTTGTTTACTTCCCTTACTTTTATTCCTGGTAGTGATGTGGTAGTTAATGACACATTATGGAGGCTACAGCAGATTGCCACAGCTAAGGATTTCATATATGCTCACCTTTGATGGCTTGAgttttaattcatatatatacaagGAAGATTCTTGGTTTCAGCTGTAGTTCTTGGTGGAATTTTGTTAAGATCTTTAGTTGGTGGGTTGTAAGCCTGAGGGGCTCTACTGAAATTTGTTATGTACTCGGATTTCTCTGCTTTAGATAAAACCTGAAGCTAATTTGGTACCTGAAGAGTATTGTCAGGAAATTCATCTTTCTCAGTGCTGGATGGTGTTGAATTAAAACCTTACGTAGGCCAAATGAATATATCAACCATTTACCTTGATCCCTCACTTTCCCATTGGGTTTATTTAGAAAAGCAGTCAAAAGGGAACTCCAGTAATTAGCTAGCTTTTCTATTAGCAATCCTATGTATAATAGTGTAGTTAAACAGGAATCATGGTCTTGTGTAATGGTAAAGGTCTCAAGTTTTCAAGTGCACACGCATGGGTCCAATTCTTGAGAGTGGTTGCTTCATGCAAAAATATTAAACTTCCGGCTATATCAATATCCCTTCTCAAGGACCTGACTAAGTACTGGCATCTTATTCCGGAATTTTTCAAAGCACTTGGTGTCTAAAAGAACAGCTTTCTAGCTGCATTTACTGATGTGCTATGTTGATATAAGTTCCACAAGAATGGGAATAGATCATTCCTGATATATTTACATACATGACATTAATGCATTGGCACACTTTTGAAAAGGAGAAAACGTTGTGCCCTGTGATGTGGTGAATTATATGTACTAgaagtataattttatttcttttacttcatTATTAATCCTTTTCAGGAATTTGTGAAAATCTTGTACAAGAAAGCCTTGTTAAACTTTTTACTGCTCGTTATGTTGAACGCTGCCCGGCATCTGAACCAGTTCTTGCTGCACGAAATAAAGAAGATACTCCTGCCAAGAAGCGAGGACCTAAGTCTGCTAGGGTAATTGCTGTCTCTTGTCAAATCTTCTTGCTGACAACTCTGTTCTACAGAATCAGGAATGACACTTGATGACTTGCATTCGCATGTGATGTGCATTTTCAGAGGGCAAAACATATCGACTTACACCCAATGATAAACATTATTCGTTGTTAGCAGTTCCATAAATTTATTTGGTTTGGGGAAAATACactttttattctaaaataataggaTTGTCATTTGAGTGCTATCATATATTAACCAAAGTCATGGTGattcttaaattaaaaactacttCAAGTCCACCACTGTCTGAACAGTGCCATTCTCTGCACTGTTAAATGAACCTTTAATTGAGTCTcttatcaaaaggtgatattcGCATATACAGTGTGGAGCTTCCTGCTGCCCAAAATCCTTCCCTTCGCATTAAAGAATAAAGAGTGAGAGGTGTAACTTTGCTACTATGGCAATgtggaaaataattttgaaataagttTATTTTGATTTACCTGTTGGTAATTATGTTGCACCATCAATATTTTTAGTATGCCATCTGCATACTCATACAAAGAAAGTAAGTGGCGCAGCTTTTATTTAATCTACATGTGGATCCTTATACAACATGCTCTTCTAAATAAATGCTGACAGACAGCTGAAGAATCACAGACCTTAGAACAACGTGTTCTAGCAGCAGCAGCTCCTATGGAAGCACAAAGATTTTCAGCTATAACAAATAATGAATCTGCTGTTGGCAGAGAAACAAGTATGGATGATTCCCCTGGCATGAGAGTTGGAGCAAAGGTATCGGAATTTTTGTAAACCCAGGCTTTATATTGTAAAAAGGTATTTCTCCTTAAAAAATTAGGGTATATAGGTCAAATTTGGGGTGGTGtcctggagagagagagagagagagagagagagagagagagagagagagagagagagttggagCAAGGTTGGTACGAGGATTGTCAGGGTTACTTGTATGCTAATTGCAGTCTTCTCATTTGATAGCGCAAATATGATGCTTCGGAATTACATATTGAACCTGCAGCTGAAGAGGAAGTAATTCTTTGGCGTGCCAATTTTGAGGAATTTATACGTTGTCTTAGGCATAAGGTTggtactcttttttctctctctctagtgcCTATCGTTTTGCCTCTAGTCCTATTATTCTGTTCCTCTATATCTTCAGATGAATATTAATTGTTCCTTTTCCTTTCTATCTTCACTTTTCCTCAATGCTAAATGGCTTTCCATTTAATTCCATTTACAATGGTAAGCtgatatatttttaacatgAGGTGGAAATTTTTTAAACTGTTTTACATTGTTTTTACATTAGCTTCCTGGATAGCATTTTGGAAATAATGTGCTGTTACTCATACATTCAAGGCTTGCATTGAGAATGTGAGAGAACGCCTGGATGATGGAGCTGCAACTGTCTTGAGAGCAATGCTGGAGGCAACAAGAAGTTTAGAGAACAAAGTGAAAACAGAGAAATCTGGTAAAATGAACTTTTAAACACGTGCTCAATGTATGAATAGATATATTCTTTTGACAAGTAATTCTATTAAATGTGTAGAGGGGGGGGTGCTACCCAAGTACCTAGAGTGTACTGTACTGTGTATACAAGAGGAGCACCTGACTAGGGAGGTGAAGGAAAATAGAAAGTCATAAAAtctaaataagaaaacaaaattggCTAGAAAAAGTATGTGCCGACATCCAAAAATAAAGTGTTTACGCACTGTGGAGCTAAGCTCATCTGCCATCTTCTCACAATCTTCAAAGTTTTGTGCATTTCCTTTCTTCCACATACACTGCATTATGTGTAAAGGAGCCATCCTCCAAACTTCCTCACTACATTGGCCTACATCCCGACTTCTCCAACTGACCGATAATTCTCTTACCCTTGGGCATTTCCCACTCCACACAGAAAAGATAAAGAACTGATGCCCATATTTTTCTAGCAACTTTGCACTACAACAAAGGATGATCTgttctcttctcttcttgcaCATGTCGGACCGATCTATCACTAAGattctcctcctccttgggcTATCCATGGTAAGAATCTTCTCTAATGCAGCTGACCATACAAAGAATGCTGCCCACTATATACAAAGATACACACCCACACACACGTCTCTATATGCACATATGCCTGCATAGATATTGCACTTTGTTTCCCTGGGAAGGATCTAATAAGTACTGGTATTGAATTGGAAATTTCTTGCTATTTGGTGAATTTATAACTACTATTTTGTAAGCATCAACAAAGGAAAACAGATAGGTGTCTAATATTTTAAGCTTATGAATCAGTACTCGGTAGCTTTGTGTTCACATATCTTCACAGATATTCCTTCTCGCTCCCTCATCAGTGTATGATTTGTATTACATGTTGCAGTTCCCTTGTCACTGAATAATATATTTGAAGAGGTAATGAAGAGTGAAGAAGGGCGTGGTATGACCTTAGACCTTGTCAGAGCTTCCCTTGTCCAGTTGGGTTGTTCACCCTCTGCAAGAGGAACAGATGAGTCATATAAAATTGGTAACCTATTCCCTTTGTCTGATTTTTGTGTTCATCTCCTCATAGAATAAAAGTGTAGCCACATTGATGAGTTCACTCGACCTTTGTATATAgctgatatatttattatttggttTCTAGTGACATATTCTATTATGTTTCTTCTacagatttgaagaaaataatcGAATTAGCACAGAATGATGAGGTTGCTTGACATATATgtagtttcaaagatattaaAATCCATGTTTTGGTCCTGACAATATGTCTTACATTTACTATGCTGCAGGTGGAATCAATTGTGTTGAAAAGATACGGAAGAGATGCATATAGAATGTTCCGATTACTATCAAAAAATGGTCGCCTAGTAGAGACCGATAAGGTAATGACTGATTTATTTAGATAAATTTGCTTTGACTTCTGCTAGAGGTGGCCTAGAATTAAAAAATAGGCATAAACAAACTTTGCACCTCAAGGAACCAAAAAGATGCAATGCGTATCTTCCATTAGGATCCGATCAACAAGATTGTACCATGTCACCTATTTCTTATCCATCTTAATGACCAAAATTAAATGAGGGTTCTATTTGTCCCTTTTTGGTAGTTGGAGAGTGCAATGCGTCTATTTTGGTAGTTTGGGGTGTAAAATGCAAAACCCCTTGTATTTCATGGATAAAGTTTACTTTCCTTAAAAATAATGTAAAGTTTCACTGTCACTCCCGGTAAATTCCTATGTTGACAACATGCCATCTAAATTTCGGGCATGGTTACACTTTTTCCCCTTGTGTATTGAGAGGATGGTTATGTGCAGTGTACATTTATTGAATACAAGAAAAGGACCGACaaatttgttatttgtttttcttaatattaagtTGTTAGTTATTTGTCAATATGCTTTTATGGTTTATCAATTAATATATTACTCTTTTCATACCAGATGCCATAGATTTTTTGTTGTTTAGTTGTTTGAATTATTTACGTAACACTCCTTTGAGTTTAATAGCAAGAAATTATCAAATACATGTGGTGTGGTCATGCGTATCTTCTACTCTTGTCTCTCCACTTCTCAACACCTATGGTCTCAATACAGTTGAGACAACACACGTATTCAGCTACCTCTTTGATGCTCAATTCTTCTGGATTTGTATGGGGTTTAGTTATAGTTAGCAATATTCACATAGGAATTTGGTGTGGGATGATGGTGCTCACTTGAATATTAGCAATCATATAACCAGGAGAGGAGGATATGATAAACCCCCAAGTCCCTGAATTTCTGCCTAAAGATTGCTTGCTGCTTTTCATACATCTTTTGCAGTAGGACTTGCAAAGTAGAGCCATCTAAGTTTCAAATGCTCCACTTATTAAGCGAGCTATGTTTTGTATGACAAACTTTATGTCAAgaatgcttcttttttttttaataagtaagcCAATTTAATTAAAAGCGCAAAGGGGTCTCAACCCAAGTACACTGTGTAATAGAAAGCTTCCTACTAGAAAGAAGAGGTAAAATATGAGGACATCAAATCAACTTTACTCCGAACCCTTCAATTGTCTCCCCAAAGGCCGAGTGGCTCAAAAGGGGATTTGGGTATCAATGTCTACTTTAAAATTACACTTCGATGCACATATTAATCCCTTGCGGTCTAAGGGCTCGTTCGTACACTTTgaatatctcaaaatatctgtgaatagtagtgaagtgATTTGAgcttaagatgttttattgggttttgagaaaggagagagaaaaaattgaataaaatatgataaagttaaaaagttgtttgaatattatttttgttttgaaatttgaaaaagttgtattgttttttgtgttttgtttggaagtttgggaaagttgtattGGGTTTTGTGTTTGTATCATAATTAGTGTTTTGAGTTTGAGTAATCTTTGGGAATGAAATGTTTGAGAATACCTCTTGTTACACAAACAAGGCCTAAAACTCCCTCTACATGAAATTATGATTTTGATAGTAGGAAACACACTATCTGGGATTGTTTCATAGTATTTgcttaatatgaaattttatctaCTCTATATGTGGACGTaaaatggtttttcttttttggtcatCTTTATTATATCCACGGTTTCTTTCTGGAAGCAAATGCTCTTGAAAGGAATTTCTTCAGGTGAATTAGAAAGAATATGTTTGGTATGTTATTTACtccaattatttttatgatgtaGATTGCAAATACCACATTTGTTGAAAAGAAGGATGCTCCCAAGATTCTTTATAAGCTGTGGAAGGATGAGTACTTGCATATGGAGGTAAAAACAGCTGTCATAAAATATCCTTTACCATATATTGTACCCACGCACACATATGTTAATATTACATAAAAGCAAACTACTACTGGGGCCTAAATGCTTGACTTTTTTTCCCAAACGTGagttggtcttggtggtatttTCCTGGTGTGGTCATTGGTGCTTGGACGTTTTAACTGCTCTTCATAGCATgaatcattattttttcttagagTAATACTATACACCACACCATCCTACTTGTATTTCACTATATATGATATGGCgcatttatcaccatttgatgataaataagcatgtaataaatgatcattcaatggtggtaaatgtgtcacatcttacttagtaGGATGCAAGTGGGATGatagtatggtgtatagaattttcctttctcatattCTCACTTGAGTTAGGGCCTTTttccttatttccttcttgttaGTTGCTCTTACGGACctttttccctcatcttttcctaATTTTAGATGACTCTCACTCTGCTTCTTTTTCATTGCATGCCAAGAAACCCTAATTAGTTGTGTggttgtatatatgtatgtaggtATTTTAGAACTCCAGGGTGAAAAATTTTCGGTTATGAGATTTTAGGTCTCCACTAAGGTACTGTTCATTTCTCCTTGCAGAAATTAGTTGTAGCAGGAGCTAGACAATCACAATTCTTATTGTGGAAAGTAAACAAGCCCTGTCTATGGAAACATGTACTAGATGAAATGTTCCATGCTGCTTTAAATTTAAGTCAACGGGTGGCTTATGAgcgagaaaaggaaaaagaggtttGTTATTCTCTTATGGATTGCTAATCCTCTTGAGTGCTTTCATTTCATTGAGTTTTATGTGGCTTTGTTTTTTCATTGTCATATTCTTTCTGGAAGTGGGTATTTTTTCCATGAATGGCTCATGCTACTAGTTTCAATCAACATGCATATAAGGAGTTCCTCGTTGAGGTATACGAGTCTATGACCATTTTACAACCCAATGGACTAGTAAATCCAATTGATTGAAGATTCATTCAAATGGGCATGCCATGTTGTA
This is a stretch of genomic DNA from Carya illinoinensis cultivar Pawnee chromosome 3, C.illinoinensisPawnee_v1, whole genome shotgun sequence. It encodes these proteins:
- the LOC122303249 gene encoding DNA-directed RNA polymerase III subunit rpc-3 isoform X2, translated to MVTEYGIKFTKVCENLLRRGPLTLQLIVRYTELTPQQVKNSLLILIQHNCVQAFSYEQDGGLEDGPKSNTQYMALFNNILHRMRFSKFLEIMSREFDDKCKELLEGLLQHGRLTLKQMVERAKDLAERAKSRKKEGICENLVQESLVKLFTARYVERCPASEPVLAARNKEDTPAKKRGPKSARTAEESQTLEQRVLAAAAPMEAQRFSAITNNESAVGRETSMDDSPGMRVGAKRKYDASELHIEPAAEEEVILWRANFEEFIRCLRHKACIENVRERLDDGAATVLRAMLEATRSLENKVKTEKSVPLSLNNIFEEVMKSEEGRGMTLDLVRASLVQLGCSPSARGTDESYKIDLKKIIELAQNDEVESIVLKRYGRDAYRMFRLLSKNGRLVETDKIANTTFVEKKDAPKILYKLWKDEYLHMEKLVVAGARQSQFLLWKVNKPCLWKHVLDEMFHAALNLSQRVAYEREKEKEFLNLPVDKQVMSQEERLNRLKSVRIVLESSLLKLDDALMLFHDFEESSLLKLDDAIMLSHDL
- the LOC122303249 gene encoding DNA-directed RNA polymerase III subunit rpc3 isoform X1 → MVTEYGIKFTVNLINNHFGNLVAKVCENLLRRGPLTLQLIVRYTELTPQQVKNSLLILIQHNCVQAFSYEQDGGLEDGPKSNTQYMALFNNILHRMRFSKFLEIMSREFDDKCKELLEGLLQHGRLTLKQMVERAKDLAERAKSRKKEGICENLVQESLVKLFTARYVERCPASEPVLAARNKEDTPAKKRGPKSARTAEESQTLEQRVLAAAAPMEAQRFSAITNNESAVGRETSMDDSPGMRVGAKRKYDASELHIEPAAEEEVILWRANFEEFIRCLRHKACIENVRERLDDGAATVLRAMLEATRSLENKVKTEKSVPLSLNNIFEEVMKSEEGRGMTLDLVRASLVQLGCSPSARGTDESYKIDLKKIIELAQNDEVESIVLKRYGRDAYRMFRLLSKNGRLVETDKIANTTFVEKKDAPKILYKLWKDEYLHMEKLVVAGARQSQFLLWKVNKPCLWKHVLDEMFHAALNLSQRVAYEREKEKEFLNLPVDKQVMSQEERLNRLKSVRIVLESSLLKLDDALMLFHDFEESSLLKLDDAIMLSHDL